Proteins encoded within one genomic window of Actinomycetota bacterium:
- a CDS encoding DUF3786 domain-containing protein: MLAGELEAWKRLEALDPYEVAERTGAEYWEDDDVFVVLVFGEPYIVNVTEREIREIGPHHTFHAHESTHFGLLVPLYLVNCTEAEPSGSLVAPLSLPHGAAFFRGPHELPLEVIAHHFGSNPRHFIDVGKKLGGVIVDHGDAAVTIPAFPRLPVTVILWVGDLEFPARAQILLDETAPRQLQLDGLWAAILMTSEALIQVGGPHH, encoded by the coding sequence ATGCTTGCCGGAGAACTAGAAGCCTGGAAGAGACTGGAAGCGCTGGATCCCTACGAGGTGGCCGAGCGCACCGGTGCCGAATACTGGGAGGACGACGACGTATTCGTCGTCCTCGTGTTTGGTGAGCCGTATATCGTCAACGTAACCGAGCGGGAGATCCGCGAGATCGGCCCGCACCACACTTTTCATGCTCACGAGTCGACCCATTTCGGGCTGCTGGTGCCCTTGTACCTGGTCAACTGTACCGAGGCCGAGCCGTCAGGATCCCTGGTGGCTCCCCTGTCCCTGCCCCACGGCGCCGCTTTTTTCCGGGGTCCGCACGAGTTACCTCTGGAAGTAATCGCCCACCATTTCGGCTCTAACCCGCGACATTTCATCGATGTAGGCAAGAAGCTGGGTGGCGTGATCGTGGACCACGGTGATGCGGCAGTGACTATTCCTGCGTTTCCGCGCCTGCCGGTTACAGTCATCCTCTGGGTAGGCGATCTTGAATTCCCGGCCAGGGCACAGATACTGCTTGATGAGACCGCTCCCAGACAGCTGCAGCTCGACGGGCTCTGGGCAGCCATCCTCATGACCTCCGAAGCCCTCATCCAGGTGGGCGGCCCGCACCACTGA
- the larC gene encoding nickel pincer cofactor biosynthesis protein LarC, translating into MTGPTVYIDCFSGVAGDMFVGALLDAGAGSLQLLQAELEKVKIDGWTISTEPVQVSGIAATWFSVEIEGEEQEPRSLSDIEELIASSGLSEKVRSHCLAIFGRVARAEAKAHGESLQTVHFHEVGMVDSIIDIISTCVLFEELKPREIFCSPVALGSGTVQTRHGIMPVPSPATALLLKGLPVLQGGERQELATPTGAALVSYFARSFGALPPMKLTGTGYGSGTRETRGPNLLRILIGERVEAMAGGELEQQVLLETNIDDSTPEHLAYLIDRLIAAGAADAWLAPVVMKKGRPGVVLSVLCEPGEVGAKLDLIFKESSTFGVRSNLVERHCLERRLETVHTSYGEIQVKIGTWRGRDVTISPEYEDCRAAAEKHGVPLESVFAAARASISG; encoded by the coding sequence ATGACCGGGCCTACTGTTTACATAGACTGTTTCTCAGGAGTCGCGGGCGACATGTTCGTCGGCGCGCTTCTGGATGCCGGTGCTGGCTCGTTGCAGTTGCTCCAGGCGGAACTCGAGAAGGTCAAGATCGATGGCTGGACTATCTCCACAGAACCGGTTCAGGTCTCGGGAATCGCCGCGACCTGGTTCTCGGTTGAGATAGAGGGTGAAGAGCAGGAGCCCCGCAGCCTTTCCGATATCGAGGAGCTTATCGCCTCCAGCGGACTCTCGGAAAAAGTCCGTTCCCACTGCCTAGCGATCTTCGGACGCGTTGCCCGGGCTGAAGCCAAGGCCCATGGAGAGTCTCTTCAGACCGTTCACTTCCATGAGGTGGGCATGGTCGACAGCATCATCGACATAATCAGCACCTGCGTGCTGTTCGAGGAACTGAAACCGAGGGAGATCTTCTGTTCGCCGGTAGCCCTGGGTTCTGGCACAGTGCAGACCCGGCATGGGATCATGCCGGTGCCCTCGCCGGCGACTGCTTTGCTTCTGAAAGGGCTACCCGTGCTGCAGGGCGGAGAGCGCCAGGAGCTGGCGACACCAACCGGCGCCGCCCTCGTCTCGTACTTTGCAAGGTCTTTCGGAGCGCTACCACCGATGAAACTTACCGGCACCGGCTATGGTTCAGGGACGCGCGAGACCCGTGGTCCCAATCTTCTGAGAATACTTATCGGAGAACGGGTCGAAGCGATGGCTGGCGGCGAACTCGAGCAGCAGGTGCTGCTGGAGACGAATATCGACGACAGTACTCCCGAGCATCTTGCTTACCTGATCGACCGGCTTATTGCCGCTGGCGCCGCGGATGCCTGGCTGGCCCCCGTGGTGATGAAGAAGGGCAGGCCGGGCGTTGTCCTGTCCGTCCTGTGCGAGCCTGGGGAGGTCGGGGCAAAGCTCGACCTTATTTTTAAGGAATCCTCAACCTTTGGCGTGCGGTCAAACCTGGTAGAAAGACACTGCCTGGAGCGGCGTCTGGAAACGGTGCATACCTCATATGGCGAGATCCAGGTCAAGATCGGTACCTGGCGGGGCCGGGATGTCACCATCTCGCCTGAATATGAAGATTGCCGGGCGGCAGCGGAAAAACACGGGGTTCCACTGGAATCGGTGTTCGCAGCGGCGCGGGCGTCAATCTCAGGTTGA
- a CDS encoding class II SORL domain-containing protein has protein sequence MSDLEKKHVPMIHIGGTPKAGEAFEVTVWVGEQLAHPNEAEHHIEFIDLYLDDMFIARCDLTWGYTEPKACFTVRVDNSGTLRAYERCNIHGDWTYSVDITI, from the coding sequence ATGTCCGATCTGGAGAAAAAGCATGTGCCGATGATCCACATCGGCGGGACCCCGAAGGCCGGCGAAGCCTTCGAGGTGACTGTATGGGTCGGTGAGCAGCTGGCTCATCCCAATGAAGCCGAGCATCACATCGAGTTCATCGATCTCTACCTTGACGACATGTTCATCGCCCGCTGCGACCTCACCTGGGGCTACACCGAGCCCAAGGCCTGCTTCACGGTCAGAGTCGACAACTCGGGGACCCTTCGCGCCTACGAGCGGTGCAACATCCATGGCGACTGGACCTACAGCGTGGATATCACCATCTGA
- a CDS encoding NADH:flavin oxidoreductase has product MPSLSDPISIDNLSLKNRIVMPPLANDFSSAGGEVTGKHLDHYRARASAGVALIIVEHSYIVPEGKMTKKQLGIHDDSLIPGLTELASTIRSAGAKSAIQLTHAGANTSAKICGCQPVGPSTVASPGRDETPRPLEIGEIEALVEAYRQAARRAKTAGFDAIEIHGAHGFLLSQFASPYTNQRTDQYGGSTGNRVRFPLEVIAAVREETGPGFPLLYRFGASDFLQGGLALDEAQKIAPMLVDAGIDLLDISGGLCGSRPKELGDMPGFFVPLAQSIKDVVDVPVIAVGGITDAVFANSIIAEGKADLVAVGRALLKNPDWAAEALEQLAG; this is encoded by the coding sequence ATGCCATCGCTATCCGACCCCATCTCCATAGACAACCTTTCACTCAAGAACCGCATAGTCATGCCTCCACTTGCCAACGATTTTTCAAGCGCCGGGGGAGAAGTCACAGGTAAACACCTCGACCACTATCGCGCCCGCGCCAGTGCCGGCGTCGCCCTGATCATCGTCGAGCACAGTTACATTGTCCCGGAAGGCAAGATGACTAAAAAGCAGCTGGGCATCCATGATGACAGCCTGATACCGGGATTGACCGAGCTGGCAAGCACGATCCGCTCGGCCGGCGCGAAGAGCGCGATCCAGCTGACCCATGCCGGAGCCAACACCAGCGCCAAGATCTGCGGCTGCCAGCCGGTCGGCCCCTCCACAGTTGCGTCACCCGGGCGCGACGAGACGCCCCGACCCCTCGAAATCGGGGAGATCGAAGCCCTCGTCGAAGCTTACCGCCAGGCAGCCCGGCGGGCAAAGACGGCAGGTTTCGATGCGATCGAGATCCACGGCGCCCATGGCTTCCTCCTCAGCCAGTTCGCCTCCCCCTACACAAACCAGCGCACCGACCAGTATGGAGGCAGTACCGGGAACCGGGTACGATTCCCACTGGAAGTCATCGCAGCCGTCCGGGAGGAGACCGGCCCGGGCTTCCCGCTCCTGTACCGCTTCGGAGCCAGCGACTTCCTGCAGGGCGGACTGGCCCTCGACGAGGCCCAGAAGATAGCTCCGATGCTGGTTGACGCAGGCATCGACTTGCTCGATATATCAGGCGGCCTCTGCGGCTCCCGTCCCAAAGAACTGGGTGACATGCCCGGTTTCTTCGTACCGCTGGCCCAGAGCATCAAAGATGTCGTGGATGTCCCGGTAATCGCGGTCGGCGGTATCACCGACGCAGTCTTTGCCAACAGCATCATCGCCGAAGGCAAGGCGGATCTTGTCGCTGTAGGCAGAGCCCTGCTGAAGAATCCTGACTGGGCTGCGGAAGCTCTGGAGCAGCTGGCAGGATGA
- a CDS encoding long-chain fatty acid--CoA ligase gives MTWYPPEIPREISWTRRTVQAFLEDSALKHPDAEATSFFGATMTFTGLDQEANRFAHALIGLGVQPGDRVAIHLPNSPQLLICLYGSLKAGAVATMASPLYESRELTYQLKSSGARIMVTLSQNDILTKAEAAHREVGLHHLIVTNIKDYFPTALRTLFTMFREKKEGHRADLDPSRGQLWFRDILRGQPASRPELQFDTAATAILQYTGGTTGLPKAAELTHDNLVVNAAQVRAWLHELKETEERMLMVLPLFHVYALTCCNLIMDLAGPAILVPRFDLAEVLKTIDREKPTVFPGIPAMYAAINHSLERGGKEATADLSSIRLCFSGADRLPREVQADFERLSGGRVIEGYGLTESSPVTHVNPLHGPRKEGSIGLPIPNTEVRIIDLETGNDVKPGEEGEMLVRGPQVMKGYWNEPEETAAAISPDGWLHTGDIARADEDGFYYIVDRKKDIIITGGINVYPREVEEVLTQFSKIREVAVKGLPHKLRGEVVKAYVVLKKNEQATAGEIRKFAREKLAEYKVPQKIEFIDELPRSVLRKVLKRKLDDGENGES, from the coding sequence ATGACCTGGTACCCACCGGAAATCCCCCGGGAGATCTCCTGGACGCGCCGGACCGTCCAGGCGTTCCTAGAAGATTCAGCGCTTAAACACCCGGATGCCGAGGCGACCAGCTTCTTCGGCGCTACCATGACCTTCACCGGGCTCGACCAGGAAGCCAACCGTTTCGCTCACGCGCTCATCGGTCTCGGCGTCCAGCCGGGCGACCGGGTCGCCATCCACCTGCCGAACTCGCCGCAGCTGCTTATATGTCTGTATGGATCCCTCAAGGCTGGGGCAGTTGCGACAATGGCCAGCCCTCTATATGAAAGCCGCGAGCTCACCTACCAGCTCAAGAGTTCAGGCGCCCGCATCATGGTTACCCTCAGCCAGAATGACATCCTGACAAAAGCCGAAGCGGCGCACCGGGAAGTAGGCCTGCACCACCTGATAGTCACCAACATCAAGGATTACTTCCCGACGGCGCTCAGGACACTTTTCACAATGTTCAGGGAGAAGAAAGAGGGCCACCGGGCTGATCTCGATCCGTCACGAGGGCAGCTGTGGTTCAGGGACATCCTCCGGGGACAGCCTGCCAGCCGTCCCGAGCTGCAATTCGACACCGCAGCCACCGCCATACTTCAATATACCGGCGGCACTACCGGTCTGCCGAAGGCAGCCGAGCTCACTCACGACAACCTGGTGGTGAATGCCGCCCAGGTCCGCGCCTGGCTCCACGAGCTCAAAGAGACCGAAGAGCGGATGCTTATGGTGCTGCCTCTATTCCACGTCTATGCTCTTACCTGCTGCAACCTGATCATGGACCTGGCCGGGCCGGCGATACTCGTACCCAGATTCGACCTGGCCGAAGTGCTTAAAACCATCGACCGGGAAAAACCCACGGTTTTCCCGGGTATCCCCGCAATGTACGCGGCGATCAACCATTCGCTGGAGCGTGGCGGCAAGGAGGCGACCGCCGACCTCTCCTCCATTCGTCTCTGCTTCAGCGGCGCCGACCGGCTGCCCCGCGAGGTCCAGGCGGATTTCGAGCGCCTGTCCGGCGGCCGTGTCATCGAAGGCTACGGATTGACGGAATCCTCACCTGTGACCCACGTGAATCCCCTGCACGGCCCGCGCAAGGAGGGCAGCATCGGCCTGCCGATCCCGAACACGGAGGTCCGGATCATCGATCTGGAGACAGGGAACGACGTAAAGCCCGGCGAGGAAGGCGAGATGCTGGTCCGGGGCCCGCAGGTCATGAAGGGCTACTGGAACGAGCCGGAAGAAACCGCCGCCGCAATCAGCCCTGATGGCTGGCTACACACGGGCGACATCGCCCGCGCTGACGAGGACGGCTTCTATTACATCGTCGATCGGAAGAAGGACATCATCATCACCGGCGGCATCAACGTCTATCCCCGCGAGGTCGAAGAAGTCCTGACCCAGTTCTCCAAGATCAGAGAGGTCGCCGTGAAAGGCCTGCCCCACAAACTCAGGGGCGAAGTCGTGAAGGCCTATGTCGTCCTCAAGAAGAACGAGCAGGCTACGGCCGGCGAGATCCGCAAGTTCGCCAGAGAGAAGCTGGCCGAGTACAAGGTTCCCCAGAAGATCGAATTCATCGACGAACTGCCTCGCAGCGTGCTTCGTAAAGTGCTGAAACGCAAGCTTGATGATGGTGAAAACGGCGAGTCCTGA
- a CDS encoding HD domain-containing protein, which produces MTLPRGLSSKIILPTLLVISMFSFPAFLAWQGMQGIQEKNESIRAYSRVLVDVHEMESGLQGEATAFSRMLESTDPAFSAKFLQAGDERELRFAELVQLASFQPELGWVEELEELDSRTQALTALGGIATIDPQMARAAVIEFESIQGRMHYLFSSLVESLESRSNATAVSSNDLAESTVQTVILTMVLTGMVGLGLAVLLARRITRPARALADAAHGLAAGRRVERVEISGNDELADLGLAFNQMASSLHLQTEALLKEQSKLRSVHQSITDGIIVFGNNGFIISANPAAEATLERTEAALAGSRTTGIPELDEVLGRSELVQTEDMVACWRHNDCQHKECPSYESEDLRCWLQCGTYCHDEIQDSFMQKRDACERCSVYQANGCATVDSESGGRSYSISVASILDDQGFQEGRLAVLHDMTEERHRSRQLVLLYEIANAIAMTGSIEESLRISLELCMGAMKATSGSILLLSDDGELHMAAHEGLPEEHVAGFNQILGEGIAGWVAQFGEAILLTEKDPDPIFTGVKQISDAVCIPIKDEKAVIGVLNLNERQEGDGFDHSSLDFLGPVALQIGMALSRARLHEKITREKEKSTAIVESMGESLCVRAPDRTILFANSAHKEIFGEECEGKHCYELYVGRVKVCRGCPLDRCFETGETVRRSHFVLDRLGIRRQLETTTSPLRDADGQISSCIEISRDVTEMLRIRNQAESRLHTLTRLFEVSNILSSSLELSMIVDDFTSSARKALHASSVSLMLFENDSHDLIIRSLAGASEDWQVQVGDTVDISAYHLNGLMSGVGPFSATSTGDMTQSTASMAPPGAQSILVGRLSSRGKLLGLIAVSSMRRGAFSEPGHLELFIDITNQAAVAVDNAEMYTRLEETFWSTIRSLAEAIDAKDSYTRGHSDRVAEYAEALTRKLGLEDEMLSAVRCAGYLHDIGKIGVPDAILLKPGKLDDDEYKQIMNHPILSHKIIEPVEFPYEVKPLVRHHHERIDGSGYPDRLVGDAIPLGARIIGIADAYEAMTSDRPYRKALSIDAALDELRRCSGTQFDSDLVDAFVEVIEENAVTIG; this is translated from the coding sequence TTGACCCTCCCCAGGGGTCTGAGTTCGAAGATCATCTTACCTACACTGCTGGTCATCAGTATGTTCAGCTTCCCCGCGTTCCTTGCCTGGCAGGGCATGCAGGGTATCCAGGAGAAGAACGAGAGCATCCGCGCCTATTCGCGGGTCCTTGTGGACGTCCATGAGATGGAATCTGGTCTTCAGGGTGAGGCGACAGCGTTCAGCCGCATGCTGGAGAGCACTGATCCCGCCTTTTCGGCAAAATTCCTGCAGGCGGGGGATGAGAGGGAGCTCAGGTTCGCCGAGCTCGTGCAGCTTGCGTCATTCCAGCCTGAACTCGGCTGGGTAGAAGAACTGGAGGAACTGGACAGCCGGACACAAGCCCTGACGGCACTCGGCGGCATCGCCACAATTGATCCGCAGATGGCCAGAGCGGCAGTGATCGAATTCGAGAGCATCCAGGGCCGCATGCATTACCTGTTCTCCAGTCTCGTCGAATCGCTCGAGTCCCGCAGCAATGCCACCGCCGTCAGCTCCAATGACCTGGCGGAAAGCACAGTACAGACGGTCATCCTGACCATGGTGCTCACGGGCATGGTCGGGCTGGGGCTGGCGGTACTCCTGGCCCGACGGATCACACGGCCAGCCAGGGCGCTGGCGGATGCAGCCCATGGCCTGGCTGCGGGAAGGCGCGTGGAGCGGGTAGAGATCAGCGGTAATGACGAACTTGCCGATCTTGGCCTGGCGTTCAACCAGATGGCATCCTCCCTGCACCTTCAGACCGAAGCGCTCCTGAAAGAGCAGAGCAAGCTCAGATCTGTCCATCAGAGCATCACCGACGGCATCATCGTCTTCGGCAACAACGGTTTTATCATCTCTGCAAATCCGGCGGCGGAAGCCACCCTGGAAAGAACCGAGGCAGCCCTGGCCGGGTCGCGCACTACGGGGATACCCGAGCTGGACGAGGTCCTGGGGCGTTCTGAACTCGTCCAGACTGAGGATATGGTGGCCTGCTGGAGGCACAACGATTGCCAGCACAAGGAATGCCCGTCATACGAAAGCGAAGATCTCAGATGCTGGCTGCAGTGCGGCACTTATTGCCACGATGAGATCCAGGACAGTTTCATGCAGAAACGCGATGCCTGTGAGCGATGCTCTGTCTACCAGGCAAACGGCTGCGCGACCGTGGATTCAGAGTCCGGCGGACGCAGCTATTCCATATCAGTGGCCTCTATCCTCGACGACCAGGGTTTCCAGGAAGGCCGGCTGGCGGTACTTCATGACATGACCGAAGAACGCCACCGGTCGCGCCAGCTTGTACTGCTTTATGAGATCGCCAACGCAATAGCCATGACCGGCAGCATTGAGGAATCCCTTCGCATCAGCCTTGAACTCTGCATGGGAGCGATGAAGGCTACCAGCGGCTCGATCCTGCTGCTCAGCGACGACGGTGAGCTGCATATGGCTGCGCACGAAGGATTGCCGGAGGAGCATGTTGCCGGATTCAACCAGATACTCGGTGAAGGCATCGCCGGCTGGGTCGCGCAGTTTGGCGAAGCGATCCTGCTGACCGAAAAGGATCCCGATCCAATCTTCACTGGTGTCAAACAGATATCCGACGCCGTCTGTATCCCCATCAAGGACGAGAAGGCCGTCATCGGCGTCCTCAACCTGAACGAACGCCAGGAAGGGGACGGTTTCGACCATTCGAGCCTGGACTTCCTCGGGCCAGTCGCCCTGCAGATCGGTATGGCCCTTTCCCGGGCAAGGCTGCACGAAAAGATCACCAGGGAGAAGGAGAAGTCTACGGCCATTGTCGAGAGCATGGGCGAGAGTCTCTGTGTGCGTGCTCCAGACCGAACGATCCTGTTCGCCAATTCGGCACACAAGGAGATATTCGGCGAGGAATGTGAGGGCAAGCACTGTTACGAGTTGTATGTCGGCCGCGTCAAGGTCTGCCGTGGATGTCCGCTGGATCGCTGTTTTGAGACCGGCGAGACGGTCCGCCGCTCCCATTTCGTGCTCGACCGCCTGGGAATCCGGCGCCAGCTTGAGACCACTACCTCGCCGCTTCGTGACGCCGACGGACAGATCTCCAGCTGCATCGAGATCAGCCGGGACGTCACGGAGATGTTGCGCATCCGCAACCAGGCCGAAAGCAGGCTTCATACATTGACCAGACTCTTCGAGGTCTCGAACATCCTGAGTTCGAGCCTGGAACTCTCAATGATCGTCGACGATTTCACCAGCTCGGCCAGGAAAGCGCTCCACGCCTCTTCTGTCTCGCTGATGCTATTCGAGAATGATTCCCACGACCTGATCATCCGTTCGCTCGCGGGCGCTAGTGAAGACTGGCAGGTTCAGGTAGGCGACACCGTCGATATATCTGCATATCACCTCAACGGGCTGATGTCCGGTGTTGGCCCGTTCAGCGCCACCAGCACCGGCGATATGACTCAATCGACGGCCTCCATGGCTCCGCCTGGCGCCCAGTCCATCCTAGTCGGCAGACTTTCATCCCGGGGAAAGCTGCTGGGCCTCATCGCCGTTTCCAGCATGAGGCGGGGAGCGTTCTCTGAACCGGGACACCTTGAGCTGTTCATCGACATCACCAACCAGGCAGCCGTTGCCGTCGACAACGCCGAGATGTACACGAGGCTGGAGGAGACTTTCTGGAGCACCATACGCTCGCTCGCCGAAGCCATCGACGCCAAGGATTCATATACGAGGGGTCATTCCGACCGTGTCGCCGAATACGCTGAAGCACTTACCCGCAAGCTTGGACTCGAGGATGAGATGCTCAGCGCCGTCCGTTGCGCCGGCTACCTCCACGACATCGGCAAGATAGGTGTACCCGATGCCATCCTGCTCAAGCCTGGCAAACTGGATGATGACGAGTACAAACAGATCATGAACCACCCTATACTCAGCCACAAGATCATCGAGCCGGTGGAATTTCCCTATGAGGTGAAACCGCTCGTCCGCCATCACCACGAACGCATCGATGGCTCGGGTTACCCAGACAGGCTTGTCGGTGATGCCATACCGCTAGGTGCCCGGATCATAGGAATAGCCGACGCCTACGAAGCCATGACCTCCGACCGGCCGTACCGCAAGGCTCTAAGCATAGATGCGGCCCTCGACGAGCTCAGACGCTGCTCCGGGACCCAGTTCGATTCCGATCTCGTGGACGCATTCGTGGAAGTGATCGAGGAGAATGCGGTAACAATCGGTTAA
- a CDS encoding PD40 domain-containing protein, whose protein sequence is MSKPVISSDGRYVAFRSEATDLVPGDTNGVTDIFVTDTLSGTTLRASTAADGAEGNGRSSMVSISADGRYVAFDSFANNLAPGPGSYSVVYVKDMKTGAITKVSAFNSGENPVISADGRFVYFYSTSSLWVKDMMTGSLSVFASVAGGRVSVSADGHFVAFASSAILVPDDTNERADIYVKDVLTGTITRVSTSSTGAQAITESPLLGCLNPSISADGRFVAFDTKSSTLVDGDTNSNWDVFVKDMLTGVTTRVSTDSTGAQVSSGSYASISGDGRYVAFESTASNLVSGDTNINRDIFVKDTLTGMVKRVSVGSTGSQANGESHTSTLSLNGNYVAFISGASNLVNGDTNSAKDYFKVSSGNAIACTGQAPALNLAIADSRWASYADYQARKLSIDYDLTNAGSSDAFSLSIVNVVSTGGATTQPPPYMLSWMINSGSTSTLTMSYYVPPGVFSFRTTVHATAGDACGQSFSYPSQ, encoded by the coding sequence GTGAGCAAGCCCGTTATTTCCTCCGATGGCCGGTATGTAGCTTTTCGTTCGGAGGCAACAGACCTGGTTCCCGGTGACACAAATGGTGTGACAGATATTTTTGTAACAGATACCTTATCGGGAACAACGCTAAGAGCTTCGACCGCTGCCGATGGAGCGGAAGGCAATGGCCGCAGCAGCATGGTTTCGATATCGGCAGATGGGCGCTACGTAGCTTTTGACTCTTTTGCCAATAATCTTGCACCGGGGCCGGGAAGTTACTCGGTTGTTTATGTAAAAGACATGAAAACCGGGGCAATCACGAAAGTCAGCGCATTCAACTCAGGCGAAAATCCAGTCATTTCCGCAGATGGTCGATTTGTTTATTTTTATTCCACTTCCAGTTTATGGGTCAAAGACATGATGACGGGGAGCCTGTCTGTGTTTGCAAGTGTTGCTGGTGGCCGGGTTTCTGTTTCGGCTGATGGCCATTTCGTGGCGTTTGCGTCGTCGGCTATCCTGGTTCCGGACGACACTAATGAACGAGCTGATATTTATGTCAAGGACGTTCTGACAGGCACGATTACCAGGGTATCCACGAGTTCCACCGGCGCCCAGGCAATCACCGAATCGCCTTTATTAGGCTGCCTGAATCCGTCAATCTCTGCGGATGGAAGGTTTGTTGCCTTTGATACAAAATCCTCAACACTGGTGGACGGTGACACAAATAGCAACTGGGATGTGTTTGTCAAAGACATGCTGACGGGGGTTACGACCAGAGTTTCCACGGACTCAACGGGTGCTCAAGTTAGCAGCGGGAGCTATGCGTCCATTTCCGGTGATGGGCGTTATGTGGCATTTGAATCTACGGCGTCAAACCTTGTGAGTGGCGACACAAATATTAATCGAGATATTTTTGTCAAGGACACGCTGACGGGCATGGTAAAACGGGTTTCAGTCGGATCTACAGGATCACAGGCAAATGGTGAGAGCCACACGAGTACCCTTTCTCTGAACGGGAATTATGTGGCTTTCATATCAGGGGCATCGAATCTTGTTAATGGTGACACTAATAGCGCCAAGGATTATTTTAAGGTTTCTAGCGGAAATGCCATTGCGTGCACAGGGCAAGCGCCTGCTCTCAATCTGGCTATAGCTGATTCTCGCTGGGCCAGTTATGCCGACTACCAGGCCAGAAAACTGTCGATTGACTATGACTTGACCAATGCGGGCAGCAGTGACGCGTTCAGCCTTAGTATCGTGAATGTGGTCAGCACGGGCGGGGCGACAACCCAACCACCGCCTTACATGCTGTCATGGATGATCAACTCGGGGTCTACCTCCACGTTAACCATGAGTTATTATGTTCCACCGGGAGTTTTCTCCTTCCGAACCACTGTTCATGCTACTGCAGGGGATGCCTGCGGCCAGTCTTTCAGCTATCCCTCGCAGTAA